One window of the Pseudomonas knackmussii B13 genome contains the following:
- the secE gene encoding preprotein translocase subunit SecE, whose product MNAKAEAKDSRLDVVKWLLVAVVVVIGVVANQYYSAQPLFYRVLGILVLAGVAGFVALQTVKGRAFFTLAKEARAEIRKVVWPTRQETTQTTMIVVAVVLLMALLLWGLDSLLGWLVSMIVG is encoded by the coding sequence GCGGCTCGATGTCGTGAAGTGGCTCTTGGTTGCAGTTGTTGTTGTGATTGGTGTTGTTGCCAATCAGTACTACTCCGCGCAGCCGCTCTTCTATCGCGTGCTCGGCATTCTGGTTCTGGCGGGTGTTGCTGGCTTCGTTGCTCTGCAGACCGTCAAGGGTCGCGCCTTCTTTACCCTGGCGAAAGAAGCACGTGCCGAGATTCGCAAGGTCGTATGGCCGACTCGCCAAGAAACCACTCAGACCACCATGATCGTGGTCGCTGTAGTGCTGCTGATGGCGCTGCTGTTGTGGGGGCTCGATTCCCTGCTGGGTTGGCTCGTTTCCATGATTGTAGGTTAA
- the rplK gene encoding 50S ribosomal protein L11, whose amino-acid sequence MAKKIQAYIKLQVKAGQANPSPPVGPALGQHGVNIMEFCKAFNAKTQGMEPGLPTPVIITVYSDRSFTFETKSTPASVLLKKAAGITSGSSRPNSQKVGTVTRAQLEDIAKAKQADLTAADMEAAVRTIAGSARSMGLNVEGV is encoded by the coding sequence ATGGCTAAGAAAATTCAGGCTTACATCAAGCTGCAGGTAAAGGCTGGTCAAGCCAACCCGTCGCCGCCGGTTGGTCCCGCTTTGGGTCAGCACGGCGTGAACATCATGGAATTCTGCAAGGCGTTCAACGCCAAGACCCAGGGCATGGAACCTGGTCTGCCGACTCCTGTGATCATCACCGTTTACAGCGACCGCAGCTTCACCTTTGAAACCAAGAGCACCCCGGCCTCCGTGCTGCTGAAGAAAGCTGCTGGCATCACCAGCGGTTCCAGCCGCCCGAACAGCCAGAAAGTAGGCACCGTTACCCGTGCTCAGCTGGAAGATATCGCCAAAGCTAAACAGGCCGATCTGACTGCAGCTGACATGGAAGCGGCCGTGCGTACCATCGCCGGTTCCGCTCGTAGCATGGGCCTCAACGTGGAGGGTGTGTAA
- the rplA gene encoding 50S ribosomal protein L1, producing the protein MAKLTKRQKAIAEKVEAGKQYGFEDAAKLLAELSTIKFKESVDIAINLGVDPRKSDQVVRGATVLPNGTGKSVRVAVFTQGPGAEAALAAGADKVGMDELAAEMKAGDLNYDVVIASPDAMRVVGQLGQVLGPRGLMPNPKVGTVTPDVATAVKNAKAGQVRFRTDKNGIIHASVGKIDFEPVKLKQNVEALLADLKRLKPASSKGVYVQRVTLSTTMGPGLQIDQASLEG; encoded by the coding sequence ATGGCTAAGCTGACCAAGCGTCAAAAGGCTATCGCCGAGAAAGTCGAAGCTGGCAAACAGTACGGCTTCGAAGATGCCGCCAAACTGCTGGCCGAGCTGTCGACCATCAAGTTCAAGGAATCCGTGGACATCGCCATCAACCTTGGCGTCGACCCGCGTAAATCCGACCAGGTCGTTCGCGGTGCCACCGTTCTGCCGAACGGCACTGGCAAGTCTGTCCGCGTTGCTGTGTTCACCCAGGGCCCGGGTGCCGAAGCCGCTCTGGCTGCTGGCGCTGACAAGGTCGGTATGGATGAACTGGCTGCCGAGATGAAAGCAGGCGACCTGAACTACGACGTGGTCATCGCTTCCCCGGACGCGATGCGTGTCGTTGGTCAACTCGGTCAGGTGCTGGGCCCGCGCGGTCTGATGCCGAACCCGAAAGTGGGTACCGTTACCCCGGACGTAGCCACTGCCGTCAAGAACGCCAAGGCTGGTCAGGTTCGTTTCCGTACCGACAAGAACGGCATCATCCACGCCTCCGTTGGCAAGATCGATTTCGAGCCGGTCAAGCTGAAGCAGAACGTCGAAGCTCTGCTGGCTGACCTGAAGCGCCTGAAGCCCGCCTCCTCGAAAGGCGTGTACGTTCAGCGCGTGACCCTGAGCACCACCATGGGCCCGGGTCTGCAGATCGATCAGGCTTCTCTGGAAGGCTGA
- the rplJ gene encoding 50S ribosomal protein L10 — protein sequence MAIKLEDKKAIVAEVNEAAKAGLSAVVADARGVTVGAMTGLRKEARAAGVYVKVVRNTLLKRAVEGTQFEVLNDTFKGPTLIAFSNEHPGAAARIFKEFAKGQDKFEIKAAAFEGQFLAANQIDVLATLPTYNEAVAQLMSVIQGATSKLARTLAAIRDQKEAAAA from the coding sequence GTGGCAATCAAACTCGAAGACAAGAAGGCCATCGTCGCTGAAGTCAACGAGGCTGCCAAAGCCGGTCTGTCCGCTGTCGTGGCTGATGCCCGTGGCGTGACTGTCGGCGCAATGACCGGACTCCGTAAAGAGGCCCGCGCAGCTGGTGTGTACGTGAAAGTCGTGCGTAACACCCTGCTCAAGCGCGCCGTTGAAGGCACTCAATTTGAAGTGCTCAACGACACGTTCAAGGGCCCGACCCTGATCGCTTTCTCCAACGAACATCCGGGCGCTGCCGCTCGTATCTTCAAGGAGTTCGCCAAGGGTCAGGACAAGTTCGAGATCAAGGCGGCCGCGTTCGAGGGTCAATTCCTCGCAGCCAATCAGATCGACGTTCTGGCAACCCTGCCGACCTACAACGAAGCCGTTGCACAGCTGATGAGCGTGATCCAAGGCGCTACCAGCAAGCTGGCTCGTACTCTGGCGGCAATTCGTGACCAGAAAGAAGCAGCCGCTGCCTAA
- the rplL gene encoding 50S ribosomal protein L7/L12, with product MALTNEDIINAVAEMSVMQVVELIKAMEEKFGVTAAAAVAAGPAVAAAAVEEQTEFTIVLAEAGEKKVNVIKVVRELTGLGLKEAKAVVDGAPGVVKEGASKEEAEAAKKALEEAGAKVELK from the coding sequence ATGGCTCTGACCAACGAAGACATCATCAACGCCGTAGCCGAAATGTCCGTCATGCAAGTGGTGGAACTGATCAAGGCAATGGAAGAGAAATTCGGTGTAACCGCTGCCGCTGCTGTTGCTGCTGGCCCGGCTGTTGCCGCTGCTGCTGTTGAAGAGCAAACCGAGTTCACCATCGTTCTGGCCGAAGCTGGCGAGAAGAAAGTGAACGTGATCAAGGTCGTCCGCGAGCTGACCGGCCTGGGCCTGAAAGAAGCCAAGGCTGTCGTTGACGGCGCCCCGGGCGTGGTCAAGGAAGGCGCTTCGAAAGAAGAAGCCGAAGCTGCCAAGAAGGCTCTGGAAGAAGCTGGCGCCAAGGTCGAACTCAAGTAA